From the genome of Ignavibacteria bacterium, one region includes:
- a CDS encoding 50S ribosomal protein L18: MIKKKPKSRIRVKKKLKKTIKGTAEKPRLSVYKSLDEIYIQFIDDLENKTLLAVSSISKDVKSKVADIKNKVEKSKAVGKAAAEVAISKGISTGIFDRGGFRYHGRIRALADGLREGGLKI; the protein is encoded by the coding sequence ATGATTAAGAAAAAACCAAAATCGCGAATTCGAGTTAAAAAGAAATTAAAGAAAACTATCAAAGGTACAGCTGAAAAACCGAGATTAAGTGTTTATAAGAGTTTAGATGAAATCTATATTCAGTTTATTGATGATTTGGAGAATAAGACTTTGTTAGCTGTTTCAAGTATCAGCAAAGATGTTAAAAGTAAAGTTGCGGATATAAAAAATAAAGTTGAAAAAAGTAAAGCAGTTGGTAAAGCAGCAGCAGAAGTTGCAATAAGTAAAGGAATTTCAACAGGAATTTTTGATAGAGGCGGATTCAGATATCACGGGAGAATTAGAGCTTTAGCTGATGGCTTACGTGAAGGAGGTCTGAAAATTTAA
- a CDS encoding 50S ribosomal protein L6, translated as MSRIGKKPIDIPKGVTVQIVNGVVKVKGPKGELHQEYNQAIKIKVEEGQVVVERSSNDKQFRALHGLYRALIQGMITGTTEGFAKKLEIVGVGYRAELKGRGLQLALGYSHPIFFIPPKDVKIEVPQPTQILVSGFSKQLVGQIAAKIRSFRPPEPYKGKGIKYEGEHIVRKAGKTAGK; from the coding sequence GTGTCAAGAATAGGTAAAAAACCGATAGATATCCCAAAAGGAGTTACCGTTCAAATAGTTAACGGAGTTGTGAAGGTAAAAGGACCTAAAGGTGAATTACATCAAGAATACAATCAAGCTATCAAGATAAAAGTTGAAGAAGGTCAAGTAGTTGTAGAAAGATCCTCGAACGATAAACAGTTTAGAGCATTACATGGATTGTATCGCGCTCTGATCCAAGGTATGATTACTGGTACAACTGAGGGTTTTGCAAAAAAGCTTGAAATAGTAGGTGTTGGTTACCGAGCTGAATTGAAAGGACGAGGTTTACAACTCGCTTTAGGTTACTCACATCCAATTTTCTTCATTCCGCCAAAGGATGTTAAAATTGAAGTTCCACAGCCAACGCAGATTCTTGTAAGTGGATTCAGCAAGCAATTAGTTGGTCAAATTGCTGCCAAGATAAGATCATTTAGACCGCCTGAACCATACAAAGGCAAGGGAATTAAGTATGAAGGCGAACACATTGTTCGTAAAGCTGGTAAAACTGCAGGTAAATAA
- the rpsH gene encoding 30S ribosomal protein S8, with product MPVTDPVADFLTRVRNAIKAQKMNVEIPASNLKKEIARILEEQKYIDGYDFVKDSKQGILKIKLRYVAGRSAISGLKRISTPGLRFYADSKSIPRVNNGLGVAIISTSKGLRSDKQARNEKIGGEVICHVW from the coding sequence ATGCCAGTAACAGACCCAGTCGCAGATTTTTTAACAAGAGTTAGAAATGCTATTAAAGCTCAGAAAATGAATGTTGAAATTCCTGCTTCTAATTTAAAGAAAGAAATTGCTAGAATACTCGAAGAACAAAAGTATATCGATGGTTATGATTTTGTAAAAGATAGTAAACAAGGTATTTTGAAAATAAAATTACGTTACGTTGCGGGCAGAAGTGCAATTAGTGGTTTAAAAAGAATCAGTACGCCTGGTTTAAGATTTTATGCGGATTCAAAATCAATTCCAAGAGTAAATAATGGATTGGGCGTTGCAATCATTTCAACATCAAAAGGATTGAGGAGTGATAAGCAAGCACGAAATGAAAAAATCGGCGGTGAAGTTATTTGCCACGTTTGGTAA
- a CDS encoding type Z 30S ribosomal protein S14: MARLSLRVKAKKEPKFKVRKYNRCNICGRPRAYIRKFGVCRICFRNMASIGKIPGVKKSSW; this comes from the coding sequence TTGGCTCGATTATCATTAAGAGTTAAAGCTAAAAAAGAACCGAAGTTTAAGGTTAGAAAATATAATCGATGTAACATTTGCGGACGCCCAAGGGCTTATATCCGAAAGTTTGGTGTATGCCGAATTTGCTTCCGAAATATGGCAAGCATCGGAAAAATTCCCGGTGTCAAGAAATCAAGTTGGTAA
- the rplE gene encoding 50S ribosomal protein L5, with protein sequence MAEKKQKKKIEEKEIEKKPKGKKADKPEVPEEKVPLRLLEMYRQEIIPHLKNTFSYKNIMEVPKLEKITVNIGVGAATQDAKLLDAAVRDLETITGQKPSVRKAKKAISNFKLREGMPIGAMATLRRAKMYEFFDRLINIALPRVRDFRGVSDKSFDGRGNYNLGIKEHIIFPEINVDKVARLYGLDISIVTSAKSDAEAYELLKSFGFPFRKKEITQ encoded by the coding sequence ATGGCAGAGAAAAAACAAAAAAAGAAAATAGAAGAAAAAGAAATAGAAAAGAAACCAAAAGGTAAAAAAGCAGATAAGCCTGAAGTGCCTGAGGAAAAAGTCCCTCTAAGACTTCTAGAAATGTATCGTCAGGAAATAATTCCTCATCTGAAAAATACTTTTTCCTATAAAAACATAATGGAAGTACCGAAGCTGGAGAAAATCACAGTTAATATCGGTGTTGGCGCTGCAACTCAGGATGCAAAATTACTCGACGCTGCTGTGAGAGACCTTGAAACAATTACAGGTCAAAAGCCTTCGGTTCGAAAAGCTAAAAAAGCTATTTCAAATTTCAAACTCCGTGAAGGCATGCCAATTGGTGCAATGGCTACTTTACGAAGAGCAAAAATGTACGAATTCTTTGATAGATTGATTAATATAGCCCTTCCACGAGTCCGTGACTTCCGTGGAGTTTCAGACAAATCATTTGATGGAAGAGGAAATTATAATCTTGGGATTAAAGAACACATCATATTCCCGGAGATCAATGTAGATAAAGTTGCGAGACTTTATGGATTGGATATATCAATCGTAACTTCTGCGAAATCTGACGCAGAAGCGTATGAACTATTAAAGAGTTTCGGATTTCCATTTAGAAAAAAAGAAATTACGCAATAA
- a CDS encoding 50S ribosomal protein L24, producing MKVSIKKNDNVIVIAGNSRGKTGKVLKVYPKTKRVIIEGVNLVKRHSRPTQKNPQGGIVKKEAPIHISNVMLLDPKLNERTRLGSKIILDENTNKKKIVRISIKSGEMV from the coding sequence ATGAAAGTTAGTATCAAAAAAAATGATAATGTGATTGTAATTGCCGGAAACTCACGCGGTAAAACCGGAAAAGTTTTGAAAGTGTATCCAAAGACAAAGAGAGTTATCATCGAAGGTGTTAACCTGGTTAAGCGTCATTCTCGCCCAACACAAAAAAATCCACAGGGGGGAATAGTAAAGAAGGAAGCACCCATTCATATATCAAATGTAATGTTGCTCGATCCAAAGTTGAATGAGAGAACCCGTTTAGGTTCAAAAATCATTCTCGATGAAAATACAAATAAGAAAAAGATCGTTAGGATCAGCATTAAGAGCGGAGAAATGGTTTAG
- the rplN gene encoding 50S ribosomal protein L14: MIQEETNLVVADNSGAKRVRCIRVLGGSDRRYASIGDTIVVSVKAAIPGGTVKKGEVSRAVIVRTKKEVRRNDGSYIRFDENAAVLINNQNEPRGTRIFGPVARELREKQFMKIVSLAPEVL; the protein is encoded by the coding sequence ATGATACAAGAAGAGACAAATTTAGTAGTAGCAGATAATTCTGGAGCAAAGCGGGTGCGATGTATCAGAGTGCTTGGTGGTAGTGATAGAAGATATGCCAGCATTGGCGATACTATTGTTGTATCTGTTAAAGCTGCTATTCCCGGTGGAACCGTAAAAAAAGGTGAAGTTTCAAGAGCTGTGATAGTTAGAACTAAAAAAGAAGTCAGAAGAAATGATGGGTCTTACATTCGCTTCGATGAGAATGCGGCAGTTTTGATAAATAATCAGAATGAACCCCGTGGAACAAGAATCTTCGGACCGGTAGCGAGAGAACTTCGAGAAAAACAATTCATGAAAATCGTTTCACTAGCTCCGGAAGTTTTATAA
- the rpsQ gene encoding 30S ribosomal protein S17 has translation MEEKRNIRKTRVGKVVSNKMDKSIVVAIERKVAHPIYKKYFKKTTKLMAHDEKNECNIGDTVKIMESRPLSARKKWRLVSILERAK, from the coding sequence ATGGAAGAAAAGCGTAATATCCGTAAAACCAGGGTCGGCAAAGTCGTAAGCAATAAAATGGATAAGAGCATTGTCGTTGCAATTGAACGAAAAGTTGCTCATCCTATCTATAAAAAGTATTTCAAGAAAACTACCAAATTAATGGCTCATGACGAAAAAAATGAATGCAATATTGGTGATACTGTAAAAATCATGGAAAGCCGTCCGCTAAGTGCGAGAAAAAAATGGAGATTAGTTTCAATTTTGGAAAGAGCCAAATAA
- a CDS encoding 50S ribosomal protein L29, which yields MKIFEIRQMNDEELTKRILEEENNLVDLRFAQETKQLTNTSKLRSTKKDIAKMKTVLKERQLNLKRGPISADSSKGEKE from the coding sequence ATGAAAATTTTTGAAATTAGACAAATGAACGATGAAGAATTGACGAAGCGAATTCTCGAAGAAGAGAATAACTTAGTTGATTTGAGATTTGCACAAGAGACAAAACAATTGACAAATACTTCTAAATTAAGAAGTACGAAAAAAGATATTGCTAAAATGAAAACAGTATTAAAAGAAAGACAACTGAATTTAAAAAGAGGTCCGATATCAGCCGATTCATCAAAGGGAGAAAAAGAATAG
- the rplP gene encoding 50S ribosomal protein L16, with amino-acid sequence MLMPKRVKFRKAHRGRMRGKATRGNSVSFGDFGLKAMEPHWITARQIEAARVALTRRMKRDGKVWIRIFPDKPVTKKPLETRMGKGKGAPEFWVAVIKPGRVMFEVGGVSKEIAHEALSIAAHKLPIKTKVVSRVDYQGS; translated from the coding sequence ATGTTAATGCCCAAAAGAGTAAAATTTAGAAAAGCACATCGAGGAAGGATGCGTGGTAAAGCCACTCGTGGTAATTCTGTCTCATTCGGTGATTTTGGTTTAAAAGCAATGGAGCCGCATTGGATAACTGCACGTCAAATTGAGGCAGCAAGAGTTGCACTCACGCGTCGAATGAAACGAGACGGAAAAGTTTGGATAAGAATTTTCCCAGACAAACCAGTTACAAAAAAGCCGCTTGAAACTCGTATGGGAAAAGGAAAAGGTGCTCCTGAATTTTGGGTTGCAGTAATTAAACCAGGACGCGTTATGTTCGAAGTCGGCGGTGTATCAAAAGAAATTGCTCATGAAGCATTAAGCATTGCTGCCCATAAACTACCAATTAAAACTAAAGTTGTATCCAGAGTTGATTATCAAGGATCATAG
- the rpsC gene encoding 30S ribosomal protein S3: protein MGQKANPIGLRLGITRSWDSNWFETKSFNIKIIEDNKIRNYIKNRLEKAGVARIVIDRTSKDITVTIHTSRPGVVIGRSGKEIAQLEEELKRVFDKNVKVQISEIKRPELDAELVAKNIATQLQGRISHRRAMKSAITAAMRMGAEGIRIKCSGRLAGSEMARTEQYKEGRIPLHTLRADIDYAIAASQTIYGTIGVKVWICRGEILGKATD, encoded by the coding sequence TTGGGACAGAAAGCTAACCCGATAGGATTAAGATTAGGAATTACAAGGTCTTGGGATTCGAATTGGTTTGAAACAAAATCATTCAATATAAAGATCATTGAAGATAATAAGATTAGAAATTATATCAAGAATCGTTTGGAAAAAGCTGGTGTTGCAAGAATTGTTATTGATAGAACATCGAAAGATATCACGGTTACAATTCATACATCAAGACCTGGTGTTGTTATCGGAAGAAGTGGTAAAGAAATTGCTCAGCTCGAGGAAGAACTAAAGAGAGTTTTTGATAAAAATGTGAAAGTGCAGATTAGTGAAATTAAACGTCCCGAATTAGATGCAGAATTAGTAGCAAAAAACATTGCAACTCAATTGCAAGGAAGAATCTCACATCGACGTGCAATGAAATCTGCAATTACAGCTGCCATGAGAATGGGTGCTGAAGGAATTAGAATTAAATGCAGCGGCAGATTAGCGGGATCGGAAATGGCACGAACTGAACAATATAAAGAAGGAAGAATTCCTCTACATACTTTGCGTGCCGATATAGATTATGCTATAGCTGCATCTCAAACAATTTATGGTACCATTGGCGTAAAAGTTTGGATTTGCCGTGGTGAAATTTTAGGAAAAGCAACTGATTAA